Part of the Limisphaerales bacterium genome, CCAAATCGATGTCGTCTCCAAAGCTTTCCTCGGCCTCACCGTTTCGTGCGCACGCTGTCACCATCATAAGTTCGATGCCATCAGCCAAAAAGATTACCACGCGTTTTACAGCATCATGACCAGCACGCGGCCGGCGACGATTAATGTCGATTCCCCCGCACGGCAGCAATTAAACGTTCCGGCAATGAAAAAAATGAAAACCGAGATTCGCGCCGCGCTGGCCGAGCAATGGTTGGCAGAGGCGGATCGGTTCGCCGGGCGTTTACTGAAGCCCGATGGCCCGATGAAAGACGCCCTCAGCAAGGCCGGAGGGAACGCTAACCCGCTCCACGCCTGGCACCGCTTGCAGGCAACGGAGGGCGAAGAGTTTCGGGCCCAGTGGACGCAACTGGAGGTGGACATGAAAGCTAGCTTCGAACGTTGGCAAGCGCAGCGCGCGCGACCGTATGCGCAGCATTGGGATTTCCACCGCGGCGCGGCAATGGCGTGGGTGCAGGCGGGCAACGGGATGGGGCACGACCAACCCGCCGGTAGTCTTGCGGGACAGTTTCGCGTGCTGCCCAAGGGCGACCGCCTAATCGGCGACATTTTGCCCACGGGTATTTACACGCATCTATTGTCGGATAAACACACTGGCTGGCTCGGCTCGCCGCGGTTTCGCATCGGGCCGAACGAAACGCTGTGGGTGCGCGTGCGCGGCAGCGGCGGCGTGATGGCGCGGTACGTCGTCCAAAACTACACGCGCAACGGCACGGTGTATCCTGCCACGCGGCTCAATGACGGCAAGTGGCGTTGGCAAAAATGGAGCCTGAAATATTGGGAAGGCGACGACGCGCATCTTGAAATTTCCACCGCCGGCGAACAAGCCGTGCTCACCGCGGGCAACGCCAATTCGTGGTTCGGTGTCACCGGTGCGCTCGTGCAAAAGCCCGGCCAACCCGCGCCGGGCGATGAATCTGTGGAGACCATTTTGCCACTTTTCACCGGTAATGCGCCGGCTGATCGCGAGGCGTTGGCCGCCAAATATGCCGCCACGCTGCGCGATTGTATCGAGTCGTTTCGCCGCGACAAGATGAGTGATTTTAAGGCGAATTTTCTCAATCATTTTGTGCACGCCAATTTGCTTTCCAACACCGCCGCTGCCGCGCCCGCCGCCGCTCAGCTCGCGGCCGCCTATCGCAAGCTCGAGGCCGCCGTGCCCGTGCCGCAGCGCGCGCCGGGCGTGGTGGAGGGCGACGCGCGGGATATGCCGCTCTTTGTGCGCGGCAGCCACAAGCAACCGGGCGAGGTTGTGCCGCGGAGATTCCTTGAGGCGTTTGACGCAAAGCCGTTTGACACCAAACAATCCGGCCGGCGCGAATTGGCCGAGGCGATGTTGCGGGCGGACAATCCGCTCGTCGCGCGCGTGATTGTGAATCGCGTGTGGCATCATCTTTTTGGGCGTGGACTCGTGGGCACACCAGATAATTTTGGCAAGCTCGGTGAACTGCCGACGCATCCGGAGTTGCTCGACTACCTCGCCACGCGCTTTGTGCGGGAAGGTTGGTCGCTGAAAAAACTCATCCGCGAACTCACCCTCACGCGAACTTTCCAGATTAGCGCCGTCAGCACCGCCGCCACGCGTGACGCTGATCCCGATAACCGTTTGCTCGCGCGCGCGCACTTGCGGCGGCTTGAAGCCGAGGCCATCCGCGATGCCATGCTGCAAGCCAGCGGCGCGCTCGACCGCAATCCGCTCGGTGGATCGGACACGTTTAATACCAATCGCCGCGGTGTTTACGTGAGCGTCATTCGCAACAACCTCGACCCATTTCTCACCGTGTTCGACATGCCCGTGCCCGCCACTGCCAAGGGCCGTCGCGATGAAACCAATGTGCCCGCGCAATCGCTCACGCTGATGAATGACCCCTTCGTTATCAGTCTCGCCGCCCGCCTCGCCCAGCGCGTGACCGGTGAAGAAAAATTTAAAACTGCCGAGGCGCAGATTCGTCGCTTGTTTCAACTGACCCTCAATCGCAAACCGTCCACGCAAGAAATCGCAAACGCAAAAGCTTTTCTTCAAAACGCCGGCGGTCGTCAGCTGGTGGCGAGGAAAAAAATGAACGCCGTGCGCGAACGCCTCAATACCGCCAGCGCAAAGGTTGCCGCCATCCGCGAACCGGTGCGCAAACGGCTCCTCGCCGAACGCAAGCGTGAGCATGAGAACCCAAACCCCGTCGGCCCCAAGCCCTTTGCCGCATGGGATTTTGGCAAAGGCACGGACGACCAAATTGGCAAATTGAACTTGAGCCTGCACAGTGGCGCTAAAGTGGAGAAAGGCGCGCTTGTCCTCGATGGTCGCGCCGCCTTCGCCCGCAGCGCGCCGCTCACTCAACCGCTCCGCGCCAAAACGCTTGAGGCGTGGGTGCAGTTGAACAACCTCAGCCAACGCGGCGGCGGCGTGATGACCGTGCAAACGCGCAACGGCGTGCTCTTCGACGCCATCGTCATTGGTGAGCAACAATCCGGGCATTGGATGGCCGGCAGCAATAATTTCAAACGCACGCAGTCGTTCAATGGCCCTGCCGAAAAAGAATCTCAACCCGTTCAGGTGGCTATCGTTTACGAAACTGACGGGACCATCCTCGGCTATCGCAACGGCAAACCTTATGGCCGACCGTACAAAACGAGTGTACAACCCTTCGCCGCTGGTAACGCGGAAATCCTGTTCGGTCTGCGCCACGGCACCGCTGCGGGCAGCGGCCGGATGTTGTCCGGCAAAGTGCTGAAAGCGCGCCTATATGACCGCGCGCTGAATCCCGCCGAAGTGCTCGCCTCCGCCGGTGGCAATCCGAATTATATTTCAGAAAAAGAAATACTCGCCGAGATGAGCGCTGCGCAACGGAAGCAGCTTGAAGGATTGAAAATCTCACTGCAAAAGCTAAACACCGAAATGAGGGTGCTGGAAAAAACCGGGGCCGATGCGCCCGACCCGTGGCGTGATTTGGCGCAGGCGATGTTCAACCTTAAAGAATTTATTTACGTGCAATGAATCAAAAATCAATATCACTGACCCGTCGCCAAATGCTCGCGCAGTGTTCCACAGGGTTTGGGCTGATGGCGTTGCAGGGATTGATGGGGGGGGCGGCGTTTGGCGCAAAGCGGAAGCCGCACTTCACGCCGCGGGCGAAGCATGTGATTCTTTGTTATATGTCGGGCGGGGCTTCGCAGGTGGATACGTTTGACCCGAAACCGAAGCTCAAGGAACTGCACGGCAAGCCGATGCCGGTGAAAATTTTGCGGACACAATTTAATAATAACGGCAACGTGATGGCTTCGCCGTTTGCGTTTAAAAAATATGGTCAGAGCGGTTTGCCGGTGAGCAGTTTGTTTCCGCACGTGGCGGAGAGCGCGGATGAGTTGGCAGTGATTCGGTCGCTGACGAGCAAGGTGAACGAGCATGCGCAGGGGAATTATGCCTTTCACACCGGCGTGCCGTTCATGGGGCATCCTTCGGCGGGCGCGTGGATGACTTACGGGCTGGGTACGGAGAATCAAAACCTGCCGGGCTTCGTGGTGTTGCAAGCGGGCGGGGCGACGGTGCCGCACGGCGGGGTGGGGTTGTTCAGCAATGGCTATTTGCCGGCAGAAAATCAGGGTAGTATTATCGTGGGCGACAAGGCGCCGGCGGTGCGCAACATCCAACCGCGCGAGGCGGACGCAGCGCAGCGGTCGCGACTGGAGTTTGTGAAGGGGCAGGACACGGATTTTATTAAAAAGATTGGCGGCAATAATGACGTGGAAGCAGCGGTGCGAAATTATGAAACCGCTTATCGCATGCAGACAGCAGTGCCGGAGTTGTGCGACTTGCGCGGCGAGACGGCGGCCACCAAAAAAATGTACGGCATGGATTCGCCCAACGGCGTCACGGCGGCGTACGGGCACCAAGCTCTGCTCGCGCGACGGCTGGTGGAACGCGGTGTGCGGTTTGTGGAGCTGAGTTGTCTGCCCGAAAAAATGGGCGGCGGCCAAGCCCCCAATCCGTGGGACCAACACGGCAACCTCAAAGGCGGGCACGAAAACATGGCGCGCCAAGTCGATCAACCCATCGGCGGGTTGCTCAAGGACCTCAAGGGGCGCGGGTTGCTGAAGGACACGCTTGTCATTTGGGCCGGCGAATTCGGCCGCACGCCCTTCTCGCAAGGCAGCAACGGGCGCGATCACAATCCATACGGCTACAGCGTATGGCTCGCCGGCGGCGGCGCGAAAGGTGGAACGGTGTACGGCGCCACCGACGAGCTCGGCTACCACGCCACCGAAAACAAATGCGACGTCTACGACCTCTGGGCCACAGTGCTGCACTTGTTGGGCGTGGATCACGAGGAACTCACCTACCGCCACGGCGGCCGTGATTTACGGTTGACCGATGTGCACGGGAAAGTGATTCGGGACGTGATCAACTGATGAGCGGAATTGAGCGTGAATGGATGAATCAATCGTTGCTTTTTTCGGTCAAAAATCAAACTCGGACAAAAGCTAATGAGTATTACTAGGAGAACATTTTTGAAGGCGGGCGGGGCGACGATGGCACTGCCGGTTTTGCACTCGGCGCCGGGGGCGATGGCGGCGGCGAAGAAGCCGGGCAAGCCAGACAAAAAGTTGGTGATAATGTACATCCCCAACGGCATCGTGCGGCGGTGTTTTTTCCCAGAGGAGGAGGAAGGGGTGTTGCCGAATTTTGTGGGCGGTTTTAACGCGGACAAAACGAAGGACCGGCGCAAACAGAACAAACCGGGGATTTATCCGCTGGAGCTGACGGAGACGATGCAGCCGTTGAAGGGATACACGAAAGACGTGACGCTGATTACCGGCCTGGACCGCACTTTTAAAAACGGGCAGGACGTGCACGCGCAGGGAGCCTCGTGCTATCTCACAAGCCTCTCGCCGGTGCAGGCGGCCGCGCAGGGGATTCGGCATCCGAACGGGCGCAGCCTCGACCAAGTAATCGGTGACAAGGTGGGCCACAAGACGGCGCTCAACACGCTGGAAATTAGTTGCAACGGATTCACCGCCGGCAAGGAGTCGATAGAATTTGACAACATTTCGTGGTATGGGCCGGATAAAATTGCGCCGTCCATCCGCGATCCGCGCAAGCTCTACGATCGGTTGTTTGGGAAAAATGATTTGCGTGCGCACGTGAACGATGTGACCGGCCTGGTGCTTGCGGATGCCAAGTCGCTTTCCAAAAAATTGGCCAGCGAGGATCGTGCGGCGTTGGATGAATTCATGACGATGGTCCGCAACATCGAGGTGCGTATGGCCAAGCTCGAGAAATTGTTGGCGGGTGCCGATGTGCGCGTGCCAAAAAATGAAGTGCTGCCGCGCGGCAAATACATCCAGTTGCAGGCGGATCTAATGTTGCTGGCGTTCCAGATGGGCATCACGAATATCGCCACGTTCATGATCGGCCCCGAGCGTTGGGAGGCCACGCTGCGGTACGAGGGCGTGTTTGATAATCCGGTGAATCATCACACGATGACGCACAATCAAAAGGGCAAAGGCTACCTGTCGGTGGCGAAGATCGACCGCTTCCACATGCAGCAATACGCCTACGTGCTCAAGCGGATGACGGAAATCAAAGAGTCCGACGGCAGCACGATGCTGGACAATTCGCTGGTCACTTACGGCGCGGCGCTGGGTGATGGTTCGACGCATCAGTATTATGATTTGCCGATGATCGTCGCCGGCCGCGGGCAGGGCCAAGTGAAGCAGGGCCGGTTCATCCAAGCCAAGAGTGGCACGCTTAATTCAAACCTGTGGCTGACGCTGGCGAAATTGATGGGTGTGGAAATGGATTCATTTGCCGACAGCACGGGTGTTATTTCTGATTTGTGGACTTGATCGCAAATGTTTGTTCGACGATTCATTTTTCAAAGTTGCCTTCTTCTTGCGTTATTGGGCATCGCTTCGGCTCAGGCGGCGGAAGAGTTTGAGCAGTTTCTTAAACCGCTCTTTGCCAAGAGTTGCGTGAAATGTCACGGCGGCGAAAAGGTGAAGGGCAAAATTAATCTCAAGCAAATCACCACCGCCCAGCAGTTCCTCGCCAAGCCGGAGCTGATCCAGGAACTCATCGAGGTCATCGACGCCGCCGACATGCCGCCCGAGGACGAGCCGCAACTCACCCAAGCGCAGCGCACAAAAATGCTGGCCACCCTGAAGGCTCAACTGCGCGCGGCGACCGTTGGCATCAAGGCGAGGCCCGTCCGCATCCGGCGCCTCAACCGTTTCCAATACAACAACGCCGTGCGCGATTTGTTCCAGCTCAACCGCGACGTGTTCGCGCTGCCGGAAAAACTGATGACGCGCGAATCGATTTACCTCAACGCGCCCAAGATGCCCGACCGCGTCAACGTCCGCTCGCTGGCACTGAACCCTGCGCCCGGCATGCGCGCGGTGCGGGCGTTCCCGAAAGATTTGCGCGCCGCCCACGGGTTCGATAATCAGGCCAACCAACTCACCCTCTCGCCGCTGCTGCTCGATGCCTTCCTGAGCTTGAGCGTGTCCGTTGTCGAGAGCCCTGATTTCAACGAGCAAACTGTCGGCATTTGGAAAACATTTTTCCAGCCGCCCGCTGAGGGCGCTGACCTTCCCGCCGAAACACGTAAACGAATCGCGGTCTTTTTAGCGCTCGCCTTCCGCGGCCCCGTCGAGTCGACCACTATCGACCGCTACACCGCCTACGCGCTCGGCAAAATAAAGCAGGAAATCCCGTTCACCGCCGCCATGAAAAAAGTCGCCTCCGCCGCGTTGTCCTCGCCGCTTTTTCTCTATCGCTATCAACTTGCTGACGCGAAGAATTCGCAGCACGCCCTTGCCTCCAACCTCTCATTTTTCCTTTGGGTCAGCGGGCCGGATGCCGAGCTGCTGCGTCTGGCCGAGGCGGGCAAACTGTCCGAGCCCGCCGTGTTGGAGAAAACCATCGACCGCATGTTGGCCGACCCAAAAATTGAGCGCTTTCTGGACACCTTCCCCGCGCAATGGATGCAGCTCGAAAATGTATTGGCCGCCACTCCCGACCCCAGGAAACACCGGTTGTTCGCGCTGGACAAAAACAACCCGGCCAGTCTGCAAATGTTGATGGAGCCGCTGCTATTATTTGACGCGGTATTCGTCGAGGATCGACCCATCGCGGACCTCATCACACCTAAGTTTGGTTACCAAAGTGATTTTCTGAAAACATGGTACACCACCGACTTGGAACCGCCGACGGTGGATGTCCGCGAGATTGTGGAGATGAACCGGCGCAACGCGGAACGACGGAACGGCCTGGAGAAACTCATCAAAAACACCAAGACCGATCTGGAAGCGATGCTCAAGCCCGTGCGGGCCAAGTTGCTGGCAGAACGCAAAAAAAATACCGGCGGGAAAAAACCAGTGGACTTGAAGCCCTACGCCGCCTGGGAATTTAATGGCGACCTGAAAAGCTCAGTCAATTCACTCGAGCTCAAGGCGCACGGAAAAATTCAATTCAAGGACGGCATGGTCGTGCTCAATCGCGCCTATCTGTTGAGCAATCATTTGCCAATTGATTTACGCGCGAAGAGCCTCGAGATTTGGTGTAAGGTGGGCAATGTGAACCAACGCGGCGGCGGCGTGATGGGCATCCAAGGTCCGGGCGATTTCTTCGATACCATTGTGCTCGGCGAACGCAAGCCGCGCCATTGGATTTCCGGCAGCAACGGATTCAGCCGCACGCTCGACTTTCCCAACTCAACCCCGGAGAACGCGGCCAACGAATTGCTGCACCTCGTCATGGTTTATCAGCCCGACGGCACCACTCGGATGTATCGAAACGGCAAACCCTACGGCCAACCCTTCCGACGCAGCTCGGCGACGTTTCCCAAGAATCGCAGTTCGGTTATTTTCGGCCTGCGCCATCTGCCGCCGGGCGGAAACAAATACCTCAACGTAAGCATCGACAAAGCCCGCCTGTATAACCGCGTACTCACCGCCGCCGAGGTCGCCGCTTCCAGCACTGGCACCCATCTTTACATCTCCGAGGCTGATGCGTTGCAGGCCATGCTGCCCGCACAGAAAAAGAAACACATGGCTCTGAACGATACGCTCAAACAGGCGGAGGCTGAATTGAAGAACATTCCCCAGCCTCGGGACACCGGAAAAATTCAGCAGGCCGCCCGCCAGAAATTTGACAACGAAATACGCAATAAGCTGCGCGGCAAAACCTTCGAACGTCTGCCGGTGGTTAACCCCCGCTACGGCGGAGTCATCACCAGCGCCGCCATGCTCAGCATGACCGCCGGGCCCAAGCGCACCCATCCCATCGGGCGCGGCGCCTGGATCATCGAGGTGATTTTTAATGACCCACCACCGCCGCCACCCAACGACGTGCCGCCGCTCAACGAGGATGCGTTGGACAAAAACCTGACCATCCGCGAAAAGTTTGCGCAGCACCGAGCCAACCCCAACTGCGCCGGCTGCCATTCCCGCCTCGACCCGCTCGGCTTCGCGCTGGAGAATTTCGACATCACCGGCCGCTGGCGTGATAAGTATCCCAACGGCCGCACCGTCGATGCCACCGGAACCTTGCTGCGAAAATACAAATTCAACGACATCGTTGATTTCAAAAAATCGCTAGTTCAAGAAGATCGACGTTTTGCCAAAGCCTTCACCGCACATTTGCTAAGATTCGCGCTTGCCCGCGAACTCACCCCTGTTGACACACTGGCGATCGATCGCATCGTCAACCAAACCGAGAACGAAGGCTTTAAACTCAAATCACTAATTAGGAAAGTGGTTCAAGCCGAGAGTTTCCTCAAATCAAATTAGTCGCCCCGCCGGAGGTGTTTTTCCATTGGCTTTGGAGGGTTGGGGTGTGTACTTTCGGGGCCAATTATGCTGCGTATTTTTATTGCTCTTATTGTGTTCACGCTGGGCGTTTCGGCTCGGGCTCAATCAATCTCGGATTCAGCGACGCCCGTGCGAAACATTTCGGCACCCGAAGGCTTCAAGGTGGAATTGCTGTACTCGGTGCCTAAGCCGCAACAAGGATCTTGGGTGGCAATGTGCAATGACGACAAGGGGCGGATCATTGTGAGCGATCAGTTTGGAGGGTTGTACCGGTTCACACCGCCAGCACCGGGGAAGTCGTTGAAGCAATCGGATATCGAGCCGGTACCGGCAAAGATCCGAGCCGCGAACGGCCTGCTCTGGGCGAATGGGGCTTTGTATGTGGGGGTGAATGATTACGAACGAAAATTTCCCAGCGGGTTGTATCGGGTGACGGATTCGGATGGGGACGACAAGCTGGACAAGGTGGTGTTGCTGCGTGAGATGTTTGCGCGGGGCGATCACGGCATCCACGCCATTTTGCCCGGACCGCAAAACTCGCTGTATCTGATCACCGGCAACAACACCACGCCGCTCCAGACGCAGAAATCGCGCGTGCCGTTGCATTGGGGCGAGGATCATCTACTGCCGCGCATGCCCGATGGGCGCGGGCATAACCGCGATCGGCTGGCGCCGGGAGGCATTATTTACAAGGTGTCGCTGGACGGGAAGCAGTGGGAGATTGTGTCGGCCGGCTTTCGGAACATTTATGATGGCGGCGTAAACAAGGACGGCGAGCTCTTCACGTATGACGCGGACATGGAATACGATTTCAACACGTCATGGTACCGGCCCACGCGCATCAATCACGTGACCAGCGGCAGCATGTGGGGGTGGCGTAATGGCACGGGCAAGCGGCCGGAATTTTATCCGGACACACTGCCGGCCACGATCAACATCGGCCCCGGCTCGCCCACGGGCACGGTGTTCGGCTACGGCGCGAAGTTTCCGGCTAAGTATCAGAACGCCTTTTACATTCTCGACTGGAGCTGGGGCAAGATTCACGCGGTTCACCTCAAGCCAAACGGCTCCAGCTACACGGGCACGAAGGAGACCTTCATCACCGGCAGTCCGTTGCCGGTAACGGATGTGATCATTCATCCCAAAGATGGTGCGATGTATTTCACCATCGGCGGCCGCAAAGTGCAGTCGGGCGTGTATCGCGTGACCTACACGGGCAAGCAATCCACCGCGCCGGCCGTGAAGCGCACGATGCACTATGGCCGCGTCCTCCGGCAGAAGCTTGAGAATTTTCACGGGGTGCAACACAAGGACGCCGTGAACCAGTCGTGGCCGCATCTGGGCGATGACGATCGATTCATCCGCTGGGCGGCGATGACCGCGGTGATGCATCAACCCGTTTCGGAGTGGCAGGAACGCGCTTTGCACGAGAAGGATGCGAACAAGCGCGTGGTGGCGTTGCTCGCCTTGTCCAAGGTGATCGGAGCAGACCCGAAAAACGTTGTGGCCGGAGAAGCCAAGGATGCGCCCAAGATCAGTCCGGCACAGCGCGCGGCTATTTACAAAGCGCTCGGGCAGGTGAAGTGGAGCCAGCTCACGCACGCAAGCAAACTCACCCTCGTGCGCGCCTACCAAATCGCCCTCATCCGATTAGGCCAGCCGAACGACCGAATTGCCACCGGCATTATCAAGCACTTGGACCCGCATTTCCCCGCAGCAAATTTCGAGCAGAACTGGCTCCTCTGCGAAACGCTCGCCTATCTGCAGGCGCCCCACACGGCGGCCAAGGGCATCCAACTGCTGCAGGACGCGGCCACGCAGGAGGAACAGATCGAGTACGCGCGCTCGCTGCGGATGCTGAAAACCGGCTGGACGCTCGAGCTGCGCACGGCCTATTTCAACTGGTTCCTCAAGGCGGCCAGTTACCGCGGCGGCGCGAGCTTCAGCAAATTCATCGAGTTCATCCGACGCGATGCCGAGGCGAGTCTGGACACTAAAAGCCGCGAGCAGCTAAAGGAATTACTGGCGAAAAAGCCCGTTCAGAAATCGCCGTTTGAGATCATGGCGCAGGCGATGATTGGTCGTAATTTCGTGAAAGAATGGAAGCTTGAAGAACTCAGTACGGCCTCCAAGACCAAGCTCAAGGGCCGTGACTTCGAGCGCGGCCGAAAGATGTTCGCCGCGGGCGGCTGCTTTGCCTGCCACCGATTCGCCAATGCAGGCGGCATGACCGGGCCCGATCTCTCCGGCGCCGGCGGCCGTTATTCGGCGCATGATTTGCTCGAGCAAATCATTCATCCGAGCAAGGAAATCAACGAGCAGTTTGTGCCCGTGATTGTGAAAATGAAATCCGGCGACACCCTCACCGGCGTAGTCGTGAACATGAACGGCGACCGCGTGACGGTGAACACGGACATGTTTGATCCCAATCAACGCGTCAACGTGAACCGCCCGGAGGTCGAGAGCATTGAGCCCTCCAAAGTGTCCCCCATGCCTCCGGGCCTGCTCAACCTCATGCGCGAAGATGAGGTCATGGATCTCCTCGCCTACATCCTTAGCGGCGGCGACCGCGACCACACAGTCTTTAAGAAATAATCATGAAAAAACTCCTCACTCTACTCCCGATAATCTGCCTCACCGCCTGTCTCGGCTGCGGCGGCGGTGGGGGCGATGCAACGCCCTCCGATAACAACAACAGCGGCGCCGGCACCCAAGGCAAGCCCACTGAAAGCAAGGGCGTGATCGCCTACTCGCCGCTCACGCTTTCCAACCCGTTTTTCAAGGTGATCGGCGATCACATCAAGGCTGAGGCCGAAAAGAATGGTTACACGGTCCGCATAGTGGATCCGAATATGGACGTGAAAAAACAATCCGATCAGATGGACGATTTCATTTCCAGCGGCGTCACCGCCATCATCCTTGTGCCGTGCGACCGCCTGTCTGTCGGCCCGTCGGTGCAAGCAGCGAACAAGGCCGGTATTCCGGTGTTCACGGTGGATGCCAAGTGTGCGGCGGAGAACGCCAAGATCGAGGGCCACGTGGGCACGGATAATTTTCAGGGCGGCGAACTAGCCGGCAAGGCGATGATCACCGCGCTCGGCGATGCCGGCGGCAAGGTGCTGGTGCTTGACTTCAAAAAGGCCAACTCTTGCGTGTTGCGCGTGGGCGGATTTAAGAAGGTGATTGATGCTCACAACAAGACGGCCACCGGTAAAATCGAGATTGTCTCTGAACTCGACGGCAACGGGGACCGCACCAAAGGCTATCAATCCACGGCCGATGCCCTGCAGGCGCATGAGGATCTCGATGCCATTTTTGCAATCAATGATCCCTCCGCCCTCGGCGCCTACACCGCTGTGAAGGAAGCGAAGCGCGATGACAAGATCAAGATCATCGGCTTCGATGGCCAGCTCGACGGCAAACAGGCGATCAAGGACGGCAAGTTGTACGCCGACCCCATCCAGCATCCGGACAAGATGGGCCGCCAGATCGTGCAGCTGATCATGAAATATCAGGCCGGTGAGAAATTCGAGTCCGAGACGCTCATTCCCGCCACGCTCTACACCAAGACCGAGGCGGACCAAGATCCGGCGCTGAAATAATCCATGGCCGCTGCCGACCACCCGCCGTTGCTCCAGATGCGCGGCATCAGCAAGGCCTTCCCCGGCGTACAGGCGCTTAGCGGAGTGGGCCTCACGCTGCATGCCGGCGAGGTATTGGCGTTGCTCGGCGAAAACGGCGCGGGCAAAAGCACACTGATCAAAATCCTCGGCGGCGCCCATGCGCATGACGAAGGCGAACTGAGCATCGACGGTTCGCCCGCGCGCATTGACTCCCCGCAGGCGTCACAAGCCGCCGGCATCGGCATTATTTACCAAGAGTTCAACCTCGTGCCCGGCCTGACCGCGCGCGAAAATATTTTCCTCGGCCAGGAACCGGCGGGGGTCAGTTTCATTCCGCACCAAAAAGAAGCCGACCGCGCTCGTAAGCTGTTCCAACGCATTGGTGTGGAAATCGATCCCAATGCCATGTGCCGCGATCTCACCGTGGCGCAACAGCAGGTCGTGGAGATCGCTAAGGCGCTCGCGCAGGACGCCCGCATCATCGTGATGGACGAGCCCACCGCCGCCCTCACCCCGCGCGAGGTCGACGGCCTGCTCCAGGTCGTGAGCGAACTCCGCACCCAGGGCATCGGCATCATTTATATCAGCCATCGCCTTGATGAAATCGATACCATCGCCGACCGCGTCACCGTGCTGCGCGACGGCAGCCACGTGGCGACCCGTGACAAGACCGACCTCGCACGCGATGAAATGATCGAGCTGATGGTTGGCCGCAGTCTCGATAAGGAATTTCCCTCGCACGACTGCCAACCCGGCCCCGTGCGGTTGGCGGTGAAAAATCTCTCGCGCGGCAACAAGGTCCGCGACGTGTCCTTCGAGCTGCACGCCGGCGAAATTGTCGGCCTCACCGGCCTTGTTGGCGCGGGCCGCACCGAGACCGCCCGTCTCATTTTCAGCGCTGATCGCAAGGATACGGGCACAGTGGAACTGGACGGCCAACCCATCGATGCCACCTCGCCGCGCGATGCCATACGCGCCGGCATTTGCCTGCTTACCGAGGATCGCAAATCGCAGGGCCTCGTGCTCGGTCAAACCGTACAGGAAAATTTTGGCCTGCCCAACCTGATGCAATTCACCCGAAGTGGCCTCATTGACCGACAAGCGGAGAGCGATGCCTTCGCTAAGTTTGTTAAACAAATCCCGATCAAGGTATCCGATCACGAACAACTCGCGCGCAATCTATCCGGCGGTAACCAGCAAAAGGTCGTGCTCGCCAAGTGGCTTCAACGCAATGCCGACGTGATCATTTTCGACGAACCGACCCGCGGCATCGATGTCGGCGCCAAGTACGAGATTTACCGACTCATCCATCAACTGGCCGACGACGGCAAAGCCATTCTCATGATCAGCTCCGAGCTACCCGAGATCCTCGGCATGAGCGACCGCATCCTCGTGATGAACGAAGGCCGCCTCACCGGCGAGATCACCGAGGTCCCCCGCGCCTCGCAGGAGGACATCATGAAACTTGCCACACAAC contains:
- a CDS encoding DUF1501 domain-containing protein → MNQKSISLTRRQMLAQCSTGFGLMALQGLMGGAAFGAKRKPHFTPRAKHVILCYMSGGASQVDTFDPKPKLKELHGKPMPVKILRTQFNNNGNVMASPFAFKKYGQSGLPVSSLFPHVAESADELAVIRSLTSKVNEHAQGNYAFHTGVPFMGHPSAGAWMTYGLGTENQNLPGFVVLQAGGATVPHGGVGLFSNGYLPAENQGSIIVGDKAPAVRNIQPREADAAQRSRLEFVKGQDTDFIKKIGGNNDVEAAVRNYETAYRMQTAVPELCDLRGETAATKKMYGMDSPNGVTAAYGHQALLARRLVERGVRFVELSCLPEKMGGGQAPNPWDQHGNLKGGHENMARQVDQPIGGLLKDLKGRGLLKDTLVIWAGEFGRTPFSQGSNGRDHNPYGYSVWLAGGGAKGGTVYGATDELGYHATENKCDVYDLWATVLHLLGVDHEELTYRHGGRDLRLTDVHGKVIRDVIN
- a CDS encoding DUF1552 domain-containing protein, with protein sequence MSITRRTFLKAGGATMALPVLHSAPGAMAAAKKPGKPDKKLVIMYIPNGIVRRCFFPEEEEGVLPNFVGGFNADKTKDRRKQNKPGIYPLELTETMQPLKGYTKDVTLITGLDRTFKNGQDVHAQGASCYLTSLSPVQAAAQGIRHPNGRSLDQVIGDKVGHKTALNTLEISCNGFTAGKESIEFDNISWYGPDKIAPSIRDPRKLYDRLFGKNDLRAHVNDVTGLVLADAKSLSKKLASEDRAALDEFMTMVRNIEVRMAKLEKLLAGADVRVPKNEVLPRGKYIQLQADLMLLAFQMGITNIATFMIGPERWEATLRYEGVFDNPVNHHTMTHNQKGKGYLSVAKIDRFHMQQYAYVLKRMTEIKESDGSTMLDNSLVTYGAALGDGSTHQYYDLPMIVAGRGQGQVKQGRFIQAKSGTLNSNLWLTLAKLMGVEMDSFADSTGVISDLWT
- a CDS encoding DUF1553 domain-containing protein; the protein is QIDVVSKAFLGLTVSCARCHHHKFDAISQKDYHAFYSIMTSTRPATINVDSPARQQLNVPAMKKMKTEIRAALAEQWLAEADRFAGRLLKPDGPMKDALSKAGGNANPLHAWHRLQATEGEEFRAQWTQLEVDMKASFERWQAQRARPYAQHWDFHRGAAMAWVQAGNGMGHDQPAGSLAGQFRVLPKGDRLIGDILPTGIYTHLLSDKHTGWLGSPRFRIGPNETLWVRVRGSGGVMARYVVQNYTRNGTVYPATRLNDGKWRWQKWSLKYWEGDDAHLEISTAGEQAVLTAGNANSWFGVTGALVQKPGQPAPGDESVETILPLFTGNAPADREALAAKYAATLRDCIESFRRDKMSDFKANFLNHFVHANLLSNTAAAAPAAAQLAAAYRKLEAAVPVPQRAPGVVEGDARDMPLFVRGSHKQPGEVVPRRFLEAFDAKPFDTKQSGRRELAEAMLRADNPLVARVIVNRVWHHLFGRGLVGTPDNFGKLGELPTHPELLDYLATRFVREGWSLKKLIRELTLTRTFQISAVSTAATRDADPDNRLLARAHLRRLEAEAIRDAMLQASGALDRNPLGGSDTFNTNRRGVYVSVIRNNLDPFLTVFDMPVPATAKGRRDETNVPAQSLTLMNDPFVISLAARLAQRVTGEEKFKTAEAQIRRLFQLTLNRKPSTQEIANAKAFLQNAGGRQLVARKKMNAVRERLNTASAKVAAIREPVRKRLLAERKREHENPNPVGPKPFAAWDFGKGTDDQIGKLNLSLHSGAKVEKGALVLDGRAAFARSAPLTQPLRAKTLEAWVQLNNLSQRGGGVMTVQTRNGVLFDAIVIGEQQSGHWMAGSNNFKRTQSFNGPAEKESQPVQVAIVYETDGTILGYRNGKPYGRPYKTSVQPFAAGNAEILFGLRHGTAAGSGRMLSGKVLKARLYDRALNPAEVLASAGGNPNYISEKEILAEMSAAQRKQLEGLKISLQKLNTEMRVLEKTGADAPDPWRDLAQAMFNLKEFIYVQ